From a region of the Castanea sativa cultivar Marrone di Chiusa Pesio chromosome 10, ASM4071231v1 genome:
- the LOC142612532 gene encoding transcription factor bHLH93-like, protein MYNAYYNLYYSLSRTLFLSKKKKKKLEPSCLCSYIYILQLGATSYCQSIFNLIDSIHIQEKRATYMDMELNENVFLEELLALRRDTFETVPTEMNELFNSGWSFDYFDQNPSAIVFPNSCYEQNMDSTSYSFNEVYCPYGNEFSAPQLTDSSLTTLDTPPFPVQEDYPLSMMEEELGILGDEIHNLEVQASCKVEPIQSPEVPVFNMDTCLQGKNRAKKIQGQPSKNLMAERRRRKRLNDRLSMLRSIVPKISKMDRTSILGDTIDYMKELLDKINHLQQEIEVNSNVMGIFKDVKPNEVVVRNSPKFDVERRNVDTRVEICCAGKPGLLLSTVNTLEALGLEIQQCVISCFNDFAMQASCSEELEQRTLLGSEDIKQALFRNAGYGGRCL, encoded by the exons ATGTATAAtgcatattataatttatattatagtCTAAGTAGAACCCTTTtcttgtccaaaaaaaaaaaaaaaaaattagaacccTCTTGTTTGtgctcctatatatatattcttcaaCTTGGTGCAACTTCATATTGTCAAAGTATTTTTAACTTAATAGACTCTATACACATACAAGAGAAGAGAGCAACATATATGGATATGGAACTCAATGAGAATGTCTTCTTAGAGGAATTACTAGCTCTGAGAAGAGACACTTTTGAAACAGTCCCAACAGAAATGAATGAGCTATTCAATAGTGGCTGGAGTTTTGATTACTTTGATCAAAACCCATCAGCCATTGTCTTTCCAAACTCTTGCTATGAACAGAACATGGATAGTACCTCCTACAGTTTCAATGAAGTGTATTGCCCATATGGCAATGAATTCTCAGCTCCACAGCTCACTGATTCTTCACTCACCACACTTGATACACCACCTTTCCCTGTTCAAGAAGACTATCCATTGTCAATGATGGAAGAAGAACTGGGCATTCTCGGGGATGAGATTCACAACTTGGAAGTGCAAGCTTCTTGCAAAGTAGAGCCAATTCAGTCTCCAGAAGTCCCAGTTTTCAACATGGATACGTGCCTACAAGGGAAGAATCGAGCTAAGAAGATACAGGGCCAGCCATCAAAGAATCTAATGGCtgagagaaggagaagaaagagatTAAATGATCGCCTTTCAATGCTAAGATCCATTGTTCCCAAGATAAGCAAG ATGGACAGGACATCTATACTTGGAGACACTATAGATTACATGAAAGAACTCCTAGACAAAATCAACCACTTGCAACAAGAAATTGAAGTGAATTCAAACGTGATGGGCATTTTCAAGGATGTAAAACCAAATGAGGTTGTGGTTAGAAATTCACCAAAG TTTGATGTGGAGAGGAGGAATGTGGATACAAGGGTTGAGATTTGCTGTGCAGGGAAGCCAGGGTTGTTGCTTTCAACGGTGAATACCCTAGAAGCATTAGGCCTTGAGATTCAACAATGTGTCATTAGTTGCTTCAATGACTTTGCAATGCAAGCTTCTTGCTCAGAG GAATTGGAGCAGAGAACACTACTAGGTTCTGAAGACATAAAGCAAGCATTGTTTAGAAATGCAGGATATGGAGGACGATGtctttga